In Elaeis guineensis isolate ETL-2024a chromosome 1, EG11, whole genome shotgun sequence, a genomic segment contains:
- the LOC105061305 gene encoding TPD1 protein homolog 1, whose amino-acid sequence MGATLSIFLAILLLSIINGGLGAPCSVSEIAIDQARTGDVVEGKPEYEVTVSNKCECAQSKVFVQCYGLSSVEPVDPRAIKPVDAERCVVGEGQPIPKGARIKFKYAWMTPQDFPVVSSHVHC is encoded by the exons ATGGGAGCGACCCTTAGCATCTTCTTAGctattcttcttctttctatcATAAATGGAG GCCTGGGAGCGCCATGCAGTGTCTCGGAGATAGCCATCGATCAGGCGAGGACTGGTGATGTTGTTGAGGGGAAGCCAGAGTATGAGGTGACAGTGAGCAACAAATGTGAGTGCGCTCAATCCAAGGTTTTTGTGCAGTGCTATGGCCTCAGCAGCGTCGAGCCAGTGGATCCCCGGGCCATCAAACCGGTGGATGCCGAGCGCTGTGTTGTCGGAGAGGGCCAGCCGATCCCTAAAGGGGCTCGCATTAAGTTCAAGTATGCGTGGATGACACCTCAGGATTTCCCTGTGGTCAGCTCTCATGTTCACTGTTAA